Genomic DNA from Alicyclobacillus fastidiosus:
TCAGTTGCACCTGCTCCACCTCACTGAAGAAAGCATAGCACGCGGATGTGTGAACTACCAGCGAGCACCTCTGGAACAATCTAGCGTCTGGTGCATCCGATTGCCGACAAAAAAAGTGGGCGCCAGAGGGCGCCCGGAGAAATATATTAAAAGGGGGTCAAATGTGCTACATCTGTATCCTACCCCGCACATGTTTCAACCGTGTTACAAGCGCATTAAAAAACTGTGACATCGGCAACAATTTTGCACAAGATTGGCGAACAATCTGCCCATTTCGGATTGCGGTGTGTCGAATCCATGCCGATATCGACTCTAGATGCCAGACGTGAGCAACGATTGTTCCAACCGTGCGCTGCACTTGCGAATGGAGGAAGCGGCCACGACGAACTCCTCCGCCAACTCCCTTTGCACAACCGGCACGCCAAAGTAGCGCAACGTGATGTAGATGAGGCCCGCCACCCAAATGTCAGCTTTGCCAATTCGCCGGTGCACATGTAAAAACATGTCGTACAAGTACGTGAGCCAGAGGCGTTTCGCCTCCGGTACGAGTCGCTGCAGGTGTTCCTTGTGCAGCCACTCCTCCGTTCGAACCCAAACATCGCGCCAGCTCGGATTCAAATCGAAAATGACGTCCGGATCGATCTGTTCGATTGACACTTCGCGTTCGCCGTCCGCTGCAACCAAGCGCACGCTGCCGCGCGCCCCAATGCGCTTGAGGGCGACCACCGCATGCAGGCGCAACGTCTCGTCGATATCCGGTCGACCAACAAAGAGCCGCAGTGCCTTTTCCGCGTCCTCGTCGGCGACGACCGCAAGCGCACGGATGACCCGACGCCGCGTCTCGTGATTTCCGTGGCGCAATCCCCAATAGAGCGATGCCCGCAACAACGGGTCGCGGCGCCAAGCCTCCAACTTCGTATCTTTCAGCTTATCTTTGACGACTGCGAGTTGTTCCTCGACAGGCAAATCGAGCTGATAACTCACGCGCAACGTGGTGGTATCATCCTTGCGCGCTTCTGCAACGCGTTGCAAATAGTGGTCGGCCACCGCCTGATAGTCGGTCTCTCTGGCGAGCATCTGCCAAAACCGCTCCGCAACCGACCAGTTCCTGCAGTTTGCCGCCGCTGCTGCCGTAGCGTGGATGAGCACCGGCTCCGCCGGAGTCGTCAGGCGGATCAACCGCCGAAATGTTTCGAGCGCATCGGCGTGATACCCAATGATCCCGAGCGTGGTGCCAACTTTCATGGCGAGATCATAATGTAGC
This window encodes:
- a CDS encoding tetratricopeptide repeat protein gives rise to the protein MDTHHFRKSSGNGSSNVIAMNFDAAYFFERGVRFLQRNDLNKALKAFRKTVEYEPNNPVNYCNLAGVYSEMGDFEASNELLEHVLCDLDPNMTECQFYLANNYANMGEYDTAEEYVLRYLDADPNGEYADDAEEMLSVLLDEFGGGRAFEKWQEEKRKLDAQQATKDGRYFLENGQFEAAVEWLESVIEEEPENYAAYNNLCLAYYYTGQHDKALSLADDVLHRQPDNIHALCNRAILVKHFGWRDALDAAAEPLRKVFPLHYDLAMKVGTTLGIIGYHADALETFRRLIRLTTPAEPVLIHATAAAAANCRNWSVAERFWQMLARETDYQAVADHYLQRVAEARKDDTTTLRVSYQLDLPVEEQLAVVKDKLKDTKLEAWRRDPLLRASLYWGLRHGNHETRRRVIRALAVVADEDAEKALRLFVGRPDIDETLRLHAVVALKRIGARGSVRLVAADGEREVSIEQIDPDVIFDLNPSWRDVWVRTEEWLHKEHLQRLVPEAKRLWLTYLYDMFLHVHRRIGKADIWVAGLIYITLRYFGVPVVQRELAEEFVVAASSIRKCSARLEQSLLTSGI